The Gavia stellata isolate bGavSte3 chromosome 1, bGavSte3.hap2, whole genome shotgun sequence genome has a segment encoding these proteins:
- the DIPK2B gene encoding divergent protein kinase domain 2B isoform X1 yields MGRWICCLCSRVADSLMLFLILALSCNPSTATTASPSAPHIKPSYSFGRTFLGLDKCNACIGTSICKKFFKEEIRFDTWLSSRLKLPPSYLLSYSGNYTDDAKSWRLVDITRLTSKYRHDRADKRICTSLLKTKTCSLERALRRTHRFQKWLRAKRLTPDLVQGLSSPMLRCPSQRLLDRIVRRYAEVPDAGSIYMDHLTDRDKLRLLYTLSVNSHPILLQIFPDVEGWPFPRYLGSCGRLVVSASTRPLRDFYSAAPEVAADLALQLLAVLRSMGTNDLNYFFYFTHVDGGTFGVFSNGHLFIRDASTLGIIDKEEGSQLIDGQQEYKDIFSCLTVDCQSAFVSCNSIREKHSLVMVCQELLPKLLKGKFLQPVQEKIDSFLQHCADGLADDQGVNEAVAKLAELLKPLRSCDSRFAYRYPDCKYSDKY; encoded by the exons ATGGGGCGCTGGATATGTTGCCTTTGCTCCAGAGTTGCAGATTCGTTGATGCTGTTCCTGATTTTGGCTCTGAGCTGTAACCCTTCCACAGCAACAACAGCTTCTCCATCTGCGCCCCACATCAAACCCAGCTACAGTTTTGGCCGGACTTTCCTGGGACTTGATAAATGCAACGCCTGCATTGGGACATCCATTTGCAAGAAattctttaaagaagaaataag GTTTGACACCTGGCTTTCTTCTCGTTTAAAGCTGCCCCCCAGCTACCTGCTCAGCTACTCGGGCAACTACACTGACGATGCCAAGAGCTGGCGGCTGGTCGACATCACCCGGCTGACCTCCAAGTACCGGCACGACCGGGCTGACAAGCGCATCTGCACCTCCCTGCTGAAGACAAAGACCTGCAGCCTGGAGCGCGCCCTGCGCCGCACACACCGCTTCCAGAAGTGGCTGCGGGCCAAGCGCCTCACCCCCGACCTGGTCCAG GGCCTGTCTAGCCCAATGCTGCGCTGCCCGTCTCAGCGTCTCCTGGACAGGATAGTGCGGCGCTACGCTGAGGTACCAGACGCTGGCAGCATCTACATGGACCACCTCACTGACCGGGACAAACTGCGCCTCCTGTACACACTATCAGTGAATTCACATCCCATCTTGTTACAG ATCTTCCCTGATGTGGAGGGATGGCCCTTCCCGCGGTACCTGGGCTCCTGCGGGCGGCTGGTGGTCAGCGCCAGCACCCGGCCCCTGCGTGACTTCTACAGTGCGGCCCCCGAGGTGGCTGCCGACCTGGCCCTCCAGCTCCTCGCCGTCCTCCGCTCCATGGGCACCAACGACCTCAACTATTTCTTCTACTTCACCCACGTGGACGGCGGCACTTTTGGCGTGTTTAGCAACGGGCATCTGTTCATCCGGGATGCCAGCACGCTGGGGATCATCGACAAGGAGGAAG GGAGCCAGCTGATTGACGGCCAGCAGGAGTATAAGGATATATTTAGCTGTTTGACTGTGGACTGCCAGTCTGCATTTGTCTCCTGTAACTCCATCAGAGAGAAGCACAGCCTCGTCATGGTATGTCAAGAGCTTTTGCCTAAGCTCCTGAAGGGGAAATTCCTGCAACCTGTGCAGGAGAAAATAGACAGCTTCCTCCAGCACTGCGCTGACGGCCTCGCTGATGACCAGGGTGTCAATGAGGCAGTTGCAAAGCTGGCAGAGCTCCTGAAACCTCTACGGTCTTGTGATTCCCGTTTTGCCTACCGCTACCCTGACTGCAAATACAGTGACAAATACTGA
- the DIPK2B gene encoding divergent protein kinase domain 2B isoform X2 — MGRWICCLCSRVADSLMLFLILALSCNPSTATTASPSAPHIKPSYSFGRTFLGLDKCNACIGTSICKKFFKEEIRFDTWLSSRLKLPPSYLLSYSGNYTDDAKSWRLVDITRLTSKYRHDRADKRICTSLLKTKTCSLERALRRTHRFQKWLRAKRLTPDLVQGLSSPMLRCPSQRLLDRIVRRYAEVPDAGSIYMDHLTDRDKLRLLYTLSVNSHPILLQIFPDVEGWPFPRYLGSCGRLVVSASTRPLRDFYSAAPEVAADLALQLLAVLRSMGTNDLNYFFYFTHVDGGTFGVFSNGHLFIRDASTLGIIDKEEGTQQAPWLREYKDIFSCLTVDCQSAFVSCNSIREKHSLVMVCQELLPKLLKGKFLQPVQEKIDSFLQHCADGLADDQGVNEAVAKLAELLKPLRSCDSRFAYRYPDCKYSDKY; from the exons ATGGGGCGCTGGATATGTTGCCTTTGCTCCAGAGTTGCAGATTCGTTGATGCTGTTCCTGATTTTGGCTCTGAGCTGTAACCCTTCCACAGCAACAACAGCTTCTCCATCTGCGCCCCACATCAAACCCAGCTACAGTTTTGGCCGGACTTTCCTGGGACTTGATAAATGCAACGCCTGCATTGGGACATCCATTTGCAAGAAattctttaaagaagaaataag GTTTGACACCTGGCTTTCTTCTCGTTTAAAGCTGCCCCCCAGCTACCTGCTCAGCTACTCGGGCAACTACACTGACGATGCCAAGAGCTGGCGGCTGGTCGACATCACCCGGCTGACCTCCAAGTACCGGCACGACCGGGCTGACAAGCGCATCTGCACCTCCCTGCTGAAGACAAAGACCTGCAGCCTGGAGCGCGCCCTGCGCCGCACACACCGCTTCCAGAAGTGGCTGCGGGCCAAGCGCCTCACCCCCGACCTGGTCCAG GGCCTGTCTAGCCCAATGCTGCGCTGCCCGTCTCAGCGTCTCCTGGACAGGATAGTGCGGCGCTACGCTGAGGTACCAGACGCTGGCAGCATCTACATGGACCACCTCACTGACCGGGACAAACTGCGCCTCCTGTACACACTATCAGTGAATTCACATCCCATCTTGTTACAG ATCTTCCCTGATGTGGAGGGATGGCCCTTCCCGCGGTACCTGGGCTCCTGCGGGCGGCTGGTGGTCAGCGCCAGCACCCGGCCCCTGCGTGACTTCTACAGTGCGGCCCCCGAGGTGGCTGCCGACCTGGCCCTCCAGCTCCTCGCCGTCCTCCGCTCCATGGGCACCAACGACCTCAACTATTTCTTCTACTTCACCCACGTGGACGGCGGCACTTTTGGCGTGTTTAGCAACGGGCATCTGTTCATCCGGGATGCCAGCACGCTGGGGATCATCGACAAGGAGGAAGGTACTCAGCAGGCTCCGTGGCTGCGC GAGTATAAGGATATATTTAGCTGTTTGACTGTGGACTGCCAGTCTGCATTTGTCTCCTGTAACTCCATCAGAGAGAAGCACAGCCTCGTCATGGTATGTCAAGAGCTTTTGCCTAAGCTCCTGAAGGGGAAATTCCTGCAACCTGTGCAGGAGAAAATAGACAGCTTCCTCCAGCACTGCGCTGACGGCCTCGCTGATGACCAGGGTGTCAATGAGGCAGTTGCAAAGCTGGCAGAGCTCCTGAAACCTCTACGGTCTTGTGATTCCCGTTTTGCCTACCGCTACCCTGACTGCAAATACAGTGACAAATACTGA